TAGACGTAGGCGAGGACTTCTCCGCCTACGCCCTTCTTGTTGGCCTGCCGGTCGGTGAGCAGACCGGACGACGTCGAGATGATCGCGACACCGAGCCCGCCGAGGACCTTGGGCAGCTGGCCGGCCTTGGCGTACACCCGCAGGCCCGGCTTGGACACCCGGCGCACACCGGCGATCGAGCGCTCGCGGTTGGGGCCGTACTTGAGGTCGATGGAAAGGATCTTGCCCTTCTCCCCGTCCTCGACGGCCCAGCCAGCGATGTAGCCCTCCTGCTGGAGGATCTCCGCGATGTGCGTCTTGATCTTGCTCGACGGCATGGACACGCGGTCGTGATACGCCGAGTTGGCGTTGCGGACGCGCGTCAGCATGTCGGCGATCGGGTCGGTCATGGTCATGAGGTGCTCATTCCGTTGGCCTGTTGGCCTCTCTCGTCATGGTTTCCGGGTGGACCTGTGACGTGGGACGGGGTCCCCGCGGCGTTTTGAGCGCAGCGAGAAACGTCGGGGGGTGTTACCAGGAGGACTTGGTGACGCCGGGGAGCTGGCCGGCGTGGGCCATCTCCCGGACGCAGATGCGACACAGGCCGAACGTGCGGAAGACCGCACGCGGACGGCCGCAGCGGTTGCAGCGGGTGTAACCGCGCACCGCGAACTTGGGCTTCTTGGCAGCCTTCTGGACCAGGGCCTTCTTGGCCATCTCTAACTCTCCTTGAACGGGAAGCCGAGCGCCCGCAGCAGCGCGCGGCCCTCGTCGTCGGTGGCGGCGGTGGTCACGACGGTGATGTCCATGCCACGGGTGCGGTCGACCTTGTCGATGTCGATCTCGTGGAACATCGACTGCTCGGTCAGCCCGAAGGTGTAGTTGCCGTTGCCGTCGAACTGCCTGGGTGACAGGCCGCGGAAGTCACGGATGCGCGGCAGCGCGATGGTGACCAGCCGGTCGAGGAACTCCCACATCCGGTCCCCGCGCAGGGTGACCTTCGCGCCGATCGGCATGCCCTCACGCAGCTTGAACTGCGCGATCGACTTGGTGGCGCGACGCAACTGCGGCTTCTGGCCGGTGATGGCCGTGAGGTCGCGGAGAGCACCGTCGATGAGCTTGGAGTCCTTGGCCGCGTCGCCGACGCCCATGTTGACGACGACCTTGACGACGCCGGGCACCTGCATGGGGTTGGACAACGAGAACTGCTCGGTCAGTGCCGGCTTGATCTCGCTGCGGTAGCGCGCCTTCAGCCGCGGCATCTCCCGGGCGGTGGTGGTCTCGGTCATCAGATGTCTCCGTTGCAGCGCTTGCAGACGCGGACGCTGTGGGTCTTGCCGTACTCGTCGGCGTCACTACGGCGGTGGCCGACGCGGGCGGCCTTTCCACAGTTGGCGCACACGACCTGCACGTTGGACACGTGCACCGGTGCCTCCGTCGTCACGATGCCGCCCTGCTGGGAGCCGCGCGCCGACTGGGTGATCTTGGTGTGCTTCTTGACCCGGTTGACCCCCTCGACCAGCACGCGCTGCGTGTCGGGGCTGGCGGAGATGACCCGCCCCTGGAGACCGCGGTCCTTCCCGCTGAGGACGAGGACGGTGTCGCCCTTCTTCACGAACAGTCCGGCCATGGCTACAGCACCTCCGGTGCGAGCGAAATGATCTTCATGAAGCGCTTGTCGCGCAGCTCACGCCCCACCGGGCCGAAGATCCGGGTGCCGCGCGGGTCCCCGCCGTCCTTGATCAGGACGGCGGCGTTCTCGTCGAAGCGGATGTAGGAGCCGTCGGGACGGCGCCGCTCCTTGACGGTCCGGACGATGACCGCCTTCACGACGTCGCCCTTCTTGACGCCCGCGCCGGGAAGGGCGTCCTTCACGGTGCCCACGATGATGTCGCCGATGCCGGCGTAGCGCCGACCCGAGCCGCCGAGCACCCGGATGCAGAGGATCTCCTTGGCACCCGTGTTGTCGGCGACGCGCAGTCGCGACTCCTGCTGGATCACTTGTTCTCCTTCGGATCCGGTTTCCCCTGCGGGACCTGGGTCCAGCTCTGTACCGCCCTGCGGCGGCGCTGACTTCTGTTCCGTACGACCAGGCGACTAGCGCCGCAACCGCATGGTCACTTCGCCTTCTCGAGGACCTCGACGACGCGCCAGCGCTTGGTGGCCGACAGCGGACGGGTCTCCATCAGGAGAACGCGGTCGCCGACGCCGCAGGCGTTCTGCTCGTCGTGCGCCTTGAGCTTGCTGGTGCGGCGCAGGGTCTTCTTGTACAGCGGATGCTGCACGCGGTCCTCGACGGCGACGACGACGGTCTTGTCCATCTTGTCGCTGACCACCAGGCCCTCGCGGGTCTTGCGGAAGCCGCGGCTCCCCGCGGTGTCAACGTCGGCCGTGGTCTGGGTCATCCCGTTCCCCACTCGAGTGTCATTGGCTTCGGTCATGCGGCACCGCCGTCAGAGGTCTCCCGGACGATGCCGAGCTCGCGCTCGCGCATGACCGTGTAGAGGCGCGCGATGTCGCGGCGCACGTGGTGCAGCCGGCGGTTGTTGTCCAGCTGGCCGGTCGCGACCTGGAAGCGCAGGTTGAACAGCTCCTCCTTCGACTCGGCGAGCCGGCGGACCAGCTCCTCGTCGTTCAGGTCGCGGATCTCGGCCGCAGTGGTCTCGGCCATCAGTCACTCACCTCACGCGTGATGAAGCGGCACTTCATCGGCAGCTTGTGCATGGCACGGCGCATGGCCTCTCGGGCCAGCGGCTCCGGCGGACCGGCGAGCTCGAACAGCACGCGACCCGGCTTGATGTTGGCGACCCACCACTCGGGGGAGCCCTTGCCGGAGCCCATGCGGGTCTCTGCGGGCTTCTTGGTGAGCGGGCGGTCGGGGTAGACGTTGATCCAGACCTTTCCGCCACGGCGGATGTGGCGGGTCATCGCGATACGCGCGGACTCGATCTGGCGGTTGGTGAGGTAGGCCGACTCGAGGGCCTGGATGCCGTACTCGCCGAACGCCAGCGACGTACCGCCCTTGGCCGCACCGCTGCGGTCCGGGTGGTGCTGCTTGCGGTGCTTGACCCTGCGGGGGATCAGCATGGTCAGGCCTCCTGGTCCGGGTCGGCCGTCTCCGCCGCGGGCGCGGGCTGAGTCGGGTTGTTGGCGGGAGCCGGCTCGCCCTGGGTGGCGACGTCGGGCGTCTCGCCGGCGGGGTTCGCGCCGGCGCTCTCGGGACGCCCGCCGGAGCGGACCTCCGAAGGCTCCTCGCGCTCGGCGCCGGTGCGGCTCGGGTCGGACGTGCCCCCCGGGGCCGCCTGCACAGCCGTCTCGGTCGCCGGGACCGCGGGCGTCTGGGCCACGTCGGCGGAACGCTCGACCGGGGCGTCGGCCAGGGCCGGCTCGGCGGTCGGCAACACGACGTCTCCGTCGGTCTGCGGCGCGCCCGGGGTCTCGGCCTGCCGGCCGGCATCGGTGCCGCCGGCGGTGGTCCCGGTGGAGCCGGAGCGCGGCCCGCGGCGGGCCGGCCGGTCGCGGCGCAGCTGGCGCTGCTCGGCCTCCTGCTGCTCCCGCTCGACCCGGCTCTGCACGACATCGCCCTTGTAGATCCAGACCTTCACGCCGATGCGGCCGAAGGTGGTCTTGGCCTCGTAGATGCCGTAGTCGATGTTCGCGCGCAGCGTGTGCAGCGGGACGCGGCCCTCGCGGTAGAACTCCGAGCGGCTCATCTCGGCACCGCCGAGCCGGCCGGCGCACTGCACCCGGATGCCCTTGACGCCGGGGTTCTTCATCGCCGATTGCATCGACTTGCGCATCGCACGGCGGAAGCTGACGCGGCTCGAGAGCTGCTCGGCGACGCCCTGTGCGACCAGCTGCGCGTCGGACTCAGGGTTCTTGACCTCGAGGATGTTGAGCTGGACCTGCTTGCCGGTCAGTTTCTCGAGGTCGCCGCGGATACGGTCGGCCTCGGCGCCACGACGGCCGATGACGATGCCGGGGCGCGCCGTGTGGATGTCCACCCGGACACGGTCACGGGTGCGCTCGATCTCCACCTTGGAGATGCCGGCGCGCTCCATGCCCTTGCCCATCAGGCGGCGGATCGCGACGTCCTCCTTGACGTAGTCCGCGTAGTTCTTGTCGGCGTACCAGCGGGAGACCCAATCGGTCGTGATCCCGAGCCGGAACCCGTGGGGGTTGACCTTCTGACCCACTAGCGGGCACCTGCCTTCTTGGTCGTGGTGGCCAGGTGGCTCTTGCCGTCGCTGGGACGGATCGAGACGACCACCGTGATGTGGCTCGTGCGCTTGCGGATGCGGTAGGCGCGGCCCTGGGCGCGGGGGCGGAACCGCTTCAGGGTCGGCCCCTCGTCGACGTAGGCCTGGCTGATGTAGAGCGAGGACCGGTCCAGCTGCGCGTTGTTCTCGGCGTTGGCGGCAGCGCTCGCGATGACCTTGGCGACCGGCTCGCTGGCAGCCTGCGGCTGGAAGCGCAGCTGGTCGAGCGCTTCCTGCACGTCCATGCCGCGCACCAGGTCGATGACGCGACGGCACTTGGTCGGGGTCATGCGCAGGTAGCGCACCTGGGCCAGTGCCGAGTCGGCAGCCAGGTGACGGGTCTTGTTCTCAGCCACGTCGGGCCCTCCGGTCGTCCTTGACGTGACCGCGGAAGGTACGCGTGGGGGCGAACTCGCCGAGCTTGTGCCCGACCATCGACTCCGTCACGAACACGGGCACGTGCTTGCGGCCGTCGTGCACGGCGATCGTGTGCCCCAGCATGTCGGGGATGATCGTCGAGCGACGCGACCAGGTCTTGATGACGGTCTTGGTCCCCTTGTCGTTCTGAGCGTCCACCTTCTTCAGGAGGTGGTCGTCGACGAAAGGACCCTTCTTCAGGCTGCGCGGCATCGCTGCTTACCCCTAGCGCTTCTTGTTGGTCTTGCGGCGGCGGACGATCATCGCGTCACTGGGTTTGCGGCGACGGGTGCGGCCCTCGGGCTTGCCGGCCGGGTTCACCGGGTGGCGCCCACCGGAGGTCTTGCCCTCACCACCACCGTGCGGGTGGTCGACCGGGTTCATGGCGACACCGCGGACGGACGGGCGCTTGCCCTTCCAGCGCATCCGGCCGGCCTTGCCCCAGTTGATGTTGGACTGCTCGGCGTTGCCCACCTCGCCGACCGTGGCGCGGCAGCGCAGGTCGACGTTGCGGATCTCCCCGGACGGCATACGCAGCTGGGCGAACGGCCCGTCCTTGGCGACGAGCTGGACACTCGTACCGGCGGAACGGGCGATCTTCGCGCCGCCGCCGGGCCGCATCTCGATGTTGTGCACGGTGGTACCGGTCGGGATGTTGCGCAGCGGCAACGCGTTGCCGGCCTTGATGTCGGCGTTCGGGCCGGCCTCCACGACGTCACCCTGCTTCAGGCCCTTCGGCGCCACGATGTAGCGCTTCTCGCCGTCGGCGTAGTGCAGCAGCGCGATGCGGGCGGTGCGGTTCGGGTCGTACTCGATGTGCGCAACCTTGGCCGGCACGCCGTCCTTGTCGTGCCGGCGGAAGTCGATCACGCGGTACGCGCGCTTGTGACCGCCACCCTGGTGCCGGGTGGTGACCCGACCGTAGGAGTTGCGACCGCCCTTGTTGTGCAGTGGACGGGTCAGCGACTTCTCGGGGGTGTCGCGGGTGACCTCGACGAAGTCGGCGACGGACGAGCCGCGGCGGCCCGGCGTCGTCGGCTTGTACTTACGGATGCCCATGTCTGTCTCTCCTCCTACGGTGCTCCGACCTCCGCTAGGAGACCGGGCCCCCGAAGATCTCGATGCGGCCCTCGCGCAGCGTCACGATCGCCCGCTTGCTGTTCGCGCGCTGGCCGAAGCCCAGCCGCGTGCGCTTGCGCTTGCCCTGCCGGTTCAGCGTGTTCACGTCGCTCACCTTGACCCCGAAGACCTTCTCGACCGCAATCTTGATCTGGGTCTTGTTGGCGTCCGGGCGGACGAGAAAGGTGTACTTGTTCTCGTCGAGCAGGCCGTAGCTCTTCTCGGAGATGACCGGCGAGAGCAGGATGTCGCGGGGATCGGTCAGGTCGCTCATGCCGAGCCCTCCGAAGTGTGGTCAGTTTCAGCAGCCTGGACGACCGACGGCACGTCACTGTCGATCTGGTGGGGAGCGAGATCCTCGCCCGGCGTCGCGCCGCCGGCCTCGCCCGACGTGGCGCGGGCCTTGGCCCGGCGGCCCTTCGGGGTCGGCGCGAGGAAGGCCTGCAGCGCGGACTCGGTGAAGACGATGTCGTCGCTGATCAGCACGTCGTAGGTGTTGAGCTGGCCGGGGCTGAGCATGTGCACGGTCTGCGCGTTGCGCAGCGACTTCCAGCTCACCTCGTCGGAACGCTCGGCCACCACGAGTACATGGCTGCGGGTGCTGATCGCGCTGAGCAGCGAGACGGCCGTCTTGGTGGACGGGACGTCGCCGCTCGCCAGGGCGCTGACCACGTGGATGCGGCCGTGCCGGGCCCGGTCGGACAGCGCGCCGCGCAGGGCGGCCGCCTTCATCTTCTTCGGGGTCCGCTGGCTGTAGTCGCGCGGCTGCGGGCCATGCACCGTGCCACCGCCGACGAACTGCGGCGCGCGGGTCGAGCCCTGGCGGGCGCGGCCGGTGCCCTTCTGGCGGTAGGGCTTGCGGCCACCGCCACGGACCTCGCCGCGGGTCTTGGTGCTGTGCGTGCCCTGCCGCGCCGCGGCCAGCTGCGCCACGACGACCTGGTGGATCGTCGGGATGCTGACCTGGGCGCCGAAGACCTCGGCGGGCAGCTCGACGGTGCGACCGGAGGGTCCGTCGGGGGTCCGGACGTCGACGGTGATCGGGGTCTGCTCGGTCATGGCCGTCATCGCGCCACACCACCCTTCCCGAGGCCGCCCTTGGCGGCGGTGCGGACGAGGACCATGCCGCCGCGCGGGCCGGGAACGGCACCCCGGATCAGCAGCAGGCCGCGCTCGGCGTCCACGGCGTGGACGGTGAGGTTCTGCGTCGTGGTGCGGACGTGGCCCATCCGGCCGGCCATCCGGGTGCCCTTGAAGACCCGCGCGGGGGTGGCGCAGGCGCCGATGGAACCGGGCGAGCGGTGCTTGCGCTGCACGCCGTGACCGGCGCCCAGGCCCTTGAAGTTGTGCCGCTTCATCACACCGGCGTAGCCCTTGCCCTTGCTGGTGCCGACGACGTCGACCCGCAGCACGGCGCCCTCGGCCGGAGTGAAGATCTCGGCGGAAATCTCCTGGCCGACGGTGTACGAGGAGGCGTCGTCGGTGCGGATCTCGACGAGGAAGCGACGCGGCGGCACGCCCGCCTTGGCGAAGTGCCCGGCTTCGGGCTTGTTCACCTTGCGCGGGTCGATGGCGCCATAGGCGATCTGGACGGCGCTGTAGCCGTCCTTGTCGGGGGTGCGGATCTGGGTGACCACGCATGGCCCGGCCTTGACGACCGTCACCGGGATGATCCGGTTGTTGGCGTCGAAGACCTGGGTCATCCCCAGCTTCTCCCCCAGGACCCCCTGGGTTCCTCGTGGCGATGTGTCTGTCGGCATGTCTGCGTCCCTACAGCTTGATCTCGATGTCGACGCCCGCCGGCAGGTCGAGCCGCATGAGCGAGTCGACCGTCTTCGGTGTGGGGTCGAGGATGTCGATGAGGCGCTTGTGCGTGCGCATCTCGAAGTGCTCGCGCGAGTCCTTGTACTTGTGCGGCGAGCGGATGACGCAGTAGACGTTCTTCTCGGTCGGCAGCGGCACCGGCCCGGCCACCTGGGCACCCGTGCGCGTCACCGTTTCGACGATCTTGCGCGCCGAGCTGTCGATGACCTCATGGTCGTAGGCCTTGAGCCTGATGCGGATCTTCTGTCCCGCCATGGATGGCTGTCCCGTCTCTGACCGGTGAACCGGCCAACGTCGAATGGTGCCGCTGAAGACTGTGACTGAGGCTCGCCCGCCCCACGCGGTCGGGTGTGTCATCCCCTGTGCCGAAGGCACAAGTTCGTACAAGCCCTGTGGGGATCGGACGATTCCCGGAGGCCGGGGCGGTCAGATCGAGAGCGACCGCCCCGGTCCGGGGAGGTACTACTTGGTGATCTTGACGACCCGGCCGGCGCCGACGGTCCGGCCGCCCTCGCGGATGGCGAAGCGCAGACCCTCCTCCATGGCGATCGGCTGGATGAGGGTCACCTTCATCTCGGTGTTGTCACCGGGCATGACCATCTCGGTGCCCTCGGGAAGGTCGACAACGCCCGTGACGTCGGTGGTGCGGAAGTAGAACTGCGGGCGGTAGTTGTTGAAGAACGGCGTGTGCCGGCCACCCTCGTCCTTGCTCAGGATGTAGACCTGGGCCTCGAACTCGGTGTGCGGCGTGATCGACTTCGGCTTGCAGACGACCTGACCCCGCTCGACCTCCTCGCGCTTGATGCCGCGGATCAGCAGACCGACGTTGTCGCCGGCCATGCCGGAGTCGAGCAGCTTGCGGAACATCTCCACGCCGGTGACCGTGGTGCTCTGGACGTTCTCCTTGATGCCGACGATCTCCACCGTCTCGTTGACGTTGACGATGCCGCGCTCGATGCGACCGGTGACGACGGTGCCGCGACCGGTGATCGTGAAGACGTCCTCGATGGGCATGAGGAACGGCTTCTCGGTGTCGCGGGTCGGCTCCGGAATGGAGGAGTCGACGGCGGACATCAGCTCGAGCA
Above is a window of Mycobacteriales bacterium DNA encoding:
- the rpsH gene encoding 30S ribosomal protein S8 codes for the protein MTMTDPIADMLTRVRNANSAYHDRVSMPSSKIKTHIAEILQQEGYIAGWAVEDGEKGKILSIDLKYGPNRERSIAGVRRVSKPGLRVYAKAGQLPKVLGGLGVAIISTSSGLLTDRQANKKGVGGEVLAYVY
- a CDS encoding type Z 30S ribosomal protein S14, yielding MAKKALVQKAAKKPKFAVRGYTRCNRCGRPRAVFRTFGLCRICVREMAHAGQLPGVTKSSW
- the rplE gene encoding 50S ribosomal protein L5, which translates into the protein MTETTTAREMPRLKARYRSEIKPALTEQFSLSNPMQVPGVVKVVVNMGVGDAAKDSKLIDGALRDLTAITGQKPQLRRATKSIAQFKLREGMPIGAKVTLRGDRMWEFLDRLVTIALPRIRDFRGLSPRQFDGNGNYTFGLTEQSMFHEIDIDKVDRTRGMDITVVTTAATDDEGRALLRALGFPFKES
- the rplX gene encoding 50S ribosomal protein L24; translated protein: MFVKKGDTVLVLSGKDRGLQGRVISASPDTQRVLVEGVNRVKKHTKITQSARGSQQGGIVTTEAPVHVSNVQVVCANCGKAARVGHRRSDADEYGKTHSVRVCKRCNGDI
- the rplN gene encoding 50S ribosomal protein L14 — translated: MIQQESRLRVADNTGAKEILCIRVLGGSGRRYAGIGDIIVGTVKDALPGAGVKKGDVVKAVIVRTVKERRRPDGSYIRFDENAAVLIKDGGDPRGTRIFGPVGRELRDKRFMKIISLAPEVL
- the rpsQ gene encoding 30S ribosomal protein S17, whose protein sequence is MTQTTADVDTAGSRGFRKTREGLVVSDKMDKTVVVAVEDRVQHPLYKKTLRRTSKLKAHDEQNACGVGDRVLLMETRPLSATKRWRVVEVLEKAK
- the rpmC gene encoding 50S ribosomal protein L29 encodes the protein MAETTAAEIRDLNDEELVRRLAESKEELFNLRFQVATGQLDNNRRLHHVRRDIARLYTVMRERELGIVRETSDGGAA
- the rplP gene encoding 50S ribosomal protein L16, producing the protein MLIPRRVKHRKQHHPDRSGAAKGGTSLAFGEYGIQALESAYLTNRQIESARIAMTRHIRRGGKVWINVYPDRPLTKKPAETRMGSGKGSPEWWVANIKPGRVLFELAGPPEPLAREAMRRAMHKLPMKCRFITREVSD
- the rplV gene encoding 50S ribosomal protein L22; its protein translation is MAADSALAQVRYLRMTPTKCRRVIDLVRGMDVQEALDQLRFQPQAASEPVAKVIASAAANAENNAQLDRSSLYISQAYVDEGPTLKRFRPRAQGRAYRIRKRTSHITVVVSIRPSDGKSHLATTTKKAGAR
- the rpsS gene encoding 30S ribosomal protein S19 — encoded protein: MPRSLKKGPFVDDHLLKKVDAQNDKGTKTVIKTWSRRSTIIPDMLGHTIAVHDGRKHVPVFVTESMVGHKLGEFAPTRTFRGHVKDDRRARRG
- the rplB gene encoding 50S ribosomal protein L2, producing the protein MGIRKYKPTTPGRRGSSVADFVEVTRDTPEKSLTRPLHNKGGRNSYGRVTTRHQGGGHKRAYRVIDFRRHDKDGVPAKVAHIEYDPNRTARIALLHYADGEKRYIVAPKGLKQGDVVEAGPNADIKAGNALPLRNIPTGTTVHNIEMRPGGGAKIARSAGTSVQLVAKDGPFAQLRMPSGEIRNVDLRCRATVGEVGNAEQSNINWGKAGRMRWKGKRPSVRGVAMNPVDHPHGGGEGKTSGGRHPVNPAGKPEGRTRRRKPSDAMIVRRRKTNKKR
- the rplW gene encoding 50S ribosomal protein L23, coding for MSDLTDPRDILLSPVISEKSYGLLDENKYTFLVRPDANKTQIKIAVEKVFGVKVSDVNTLNRQGKRKRTRLGFGQRANSKRAIVTLREGRIEIFGGPVS
- the rplC gene encoding 50S ribosomal protein L3, whose translation is MPTDTSPRGTQGVLGEKLGMTQVFDANNRIIPVTVVKAGPCVVTQIRTPDKDGYSAVQIAYGAIDPRKVNKPEAGHFAKAGVPPRRFLVEIRTDDASSYTVGQEISAEIFTPAEGAVLRVDVVGTSKGKGYAGVMKRHNFKGLGAGHGVQRKHRSPGSIGACATPARVFKGTRMAGRMGHVRTTTQNLTVHAVDAERGLLLIRGAVPGPRGGMVLVRTAAKGGLGKGGVAR
- the rpsJ gene encoding 30S ribosomal protein S10; its protein translation is MAGQKIRIRLKAYDHEVIDSSARKIVETVTRTGAQVAGPVPLPTEKNVYCVIRSPHKYKDSREHFEMRTHKRLIDILDPTPKTVDSLMRLDLPAGVDIEIKL
- the tuf gene encoding elongation factor Tu, producing the protein MAKQKFERTKPHVNIGTIGHIDHGKTTLTAAITKVLHDAYPNLNEASAFDQIDKAPEEKARGITISIAHVEYQTENRHYAHVDCPGHADYIKNMITGAAQMDGAILVVAATDGPMPQTKEHVLLARQVGVPYIVVALNKADMVDDEEILELVELEVRELLSEYEFPGDDLPVVRVSALKALEGDKEWGDKLLELMSAVDSSIPEPTRDTEKPFLMPIEDVFTITGRGTVVTGRIERGIVNVNETVEIVGIKENVQSTTVTGVEMFRKLLDSGMAGDNVGLLIRGIKREEVERGQVVCKPKSITPHTEFEAQVYILSKDEGGRHTPFFNNYRPQFYFRTTDVTGVVDLPEGTEMVMPGDNTEMKVTLIQPIAMEEGLRFAIREGGRTVGAGRVVKITK